From the genome of Patescibacteria group bacterium:
TCCAGAAATGACAACATTTCAGCGAATTTCATTCGCCCAGGTTCTTTGGCAGTTTTTGCCTCTTCGAAAGAGGCGACAATTTCAAGTTTTTCTTTGGCGGCAAATTCGTGCAATTCGGTGAGTTGTGCCTCAATTGAGAGAATCTGACGATCCTCGTCTTCTGTAGATTTCCGAACGTAGATAATGTATTTCATGATGTAGTTAGATTAAATTGAATAAAATTTTCTTTTCCTAGAAAGCAAAACCGCCGATTGCACTTTTCCCCACGCCCGCCGTACGATTTGGTCGCCGCCGCAGGCGGCGAGGGGTCTGCCGGTTTGACTTTTGTGAATTGGTTGAGTATTCTGAAGATAGTTCGAACGCATTTCGCGGCCACAGGCCGCGAAATAGAGAAGCCCCCCGAAAAATAATCGGCTTCGGCGCGATCTTAAAAACTGCCAAAGAACCTGTCAAAAACATCGGCTCGAACCATATTTTAGGAAAAGATTTTTTCATTATTAAATTGGTCGATAGGTATTAAATTCAATAAATCGTCTCTATGTCATACTTAATCTTTACAGGTCTCACCTTAATAGGCACTATCGCATTTATTATCGGTATCCCGCTCTGCATTTTCTTCGCAGTAAAAGCACATGGTGAGTTAGATGCGAATAAGAAAAAACGTCTCAAGAGAAAAGCAATGTGGAGTATTCTCGGTCCTATACTTCTTGTATTTCTTTCAATCATGGCTCAAGGATTCGCAACTGTTTTTAGAACAGCTTTCTAAATACTCAATGGAAAACATCGCACAAGAAAATCCGGATGTTAAAAAGCCGGTCAGGAGTATTATTTGGTTGGTCATCATGATTGCCATTTTTGCTTGGCTTGGATCAATTGTGGTTGCGGTGCCTCCGGCTCTGATTTTATTGGGAGTGATTTTTTCTCAAAAATTATCATACGCGGGAATAGTTATATTTATTGAACAACATTATTGGTATTTTTATATTCTCTTTGCTCTATACCTTCTCGGCCAAGTGCTTGGTATCCGATATGGAGTGAATGATGTTTTTCGTAAAAGTAAAATCGAGACGGAGAGAATACTAAAGATTGTTTTTGGAATTGCGGTATTGTATGCCATCTTTAACTTTCCAAGAATTTCCGCGATTGATTTTCGAACCATCCTTGTATCCAGTGCCTCGATAATTATTCCAACCCTTGCTACTTGGTATTTTCTCAAACACAAGTTTTCTTAAAGAATTTGCCGCCAAAGAAAAACTTGAAATTGTCAAAGATCGCACCGAAGCCGATTATTTTTCGGGGGGCTTCTCTATTTCGCGGCCTGTGGCCGCGAAATGCGTTCGAACTATCTTCAGAATACTCAACCAGACAACAAAAAGCGAACCGATACGGTTCGCTTTTTGTTTTGTGTTGCTTGTATTACAGTTGAAGAGTGAAGGATTTATATAGGGTATTGTCGCCACAACATCTTGTAATCGCGCGGTATAGCGCGGCGGTATTGGTGCTCGCGGCGTTTGGTTTTGTCTCGTATCATCTCAAGCTTATTTATGAAGAAAACGCCATACTCGCTGAAAAATTGCAGATGGTCAGAGAAGATCAGCTGGCAACCGCGAAAAGTCTTTCAGAGACTTTGGCGCTCCTCGACAAAAATCTAACACTGACAAAAACCGAACAAGAAAAATTGCGCGGTGTGTTGACGAGTGAGCAAGTGCGCGTCAAAGAACAACAAAAACAGCTCGAGAGCATCTCGGGTACCGTAGGTACACTTGAAAAGCTTACTTATACCGACGAAGAGCTTTTGAAAAAATATTCAAAGATATATTTTCTCAACGAGCATTACATCCCTGCAAACCTGAGTAAGATTTCGTCGCAATATACGCGTGATCCGAAAAGTGATTTGCAGATCCACTCAAGCGTTTTGCCGCATCTTGAAAAACTTTTAAAAGCAAATACCAGCCCTGATTTTGACTTGCGCGTAAGCTCTAGCTATCGTTCGTTTGGCACGCAGGCAGATTTGAAATCAAATTATTCAGTGACTTATGGTGCGGGTAGCGCAAATCAGTTTTCTGCTGATCAGGGATATTCAGAACATCAGCTTGGCACGACGATCGACTTTACCACGGTACGAACAGGCACCGATCTCTCCGTGTTTAAAGACACTTCGGATTACAAATGGCTCTTGGCGAACGCTCACCAATATGGCTTCACGCTTTCGTATCCAGAAAACAATGCCTACTATCAGTTTGAGCCGTGGCATTGGCGCTTTGTGGGTGTAAAGCTTGCGACTGACCTCTACAATCAGAAAAAACATTTCTACGATCTGGAGCAGCGTGAGATCGATAAGTATCTCGTCAATATTTTTGATAAATAATAATGTGGCTTATCTACATCCTACTCTGTAAAGACGGCAGTTTGTATACCGGTATTACCAATGATCTTGCAAAGCGTTTTGCCGCACACAAAGCTGGCAAGGGTGGAAGCTACACGCGTTCGCATTTGCCCAAAAAGATAGTATATAGAGAGCGAGCTAGCTCAAGAGGTAAGGCCCTACAGCGCGAGGCAGCTATCAAGCGTATGGCGCGCGCAAAAAAACTCCAACTTATCCGTTTTCATAAGTGATAAAAGCTTTATACTAGGGCTATATTTTTGTTATGATTGACGCGCGACTCAAAGAGCTTTTAGTAGGTCCCGGCCTCATATTGCCGGCCGATTTTGATGTGCTTGCCGAGGAGGCAAAGACGCACAACGAGCCACTCGAAGATTTGCTTATCGAAAAAGATGTCATCCGTGATGATCAGCTGGGTCAGGTGCTCGCCGAGGAATACGGCGTGCCTTTTATCAATATTCAAGAAGAAAAAATCGACGAAGAAGTGTTGCATCAGATCCCCGAGCTTGTAGCGCGTTCGCGTGGCGTGGTCGCATTTGGGCGCGACAAAGATACTTACAAAGTTGCTATGCGCAACCCCAGGGACGCCGAAATAACAAATCTACTCGAAAAGCGCCTTGCCGGTCCCATCGCAAAATTTTATATTTCCAAGCGAGGGCTTACCGAAGCACTCGGGTTTTATCGTGCGCATATTCGTGATGCGTTTACCAAGATTCTTGATCAACTCAAAGACGAAAAACTTTCGCGCGAGGATAGAGATGAAGCCACGGTAGCGATGGTCGACGCACTCTTACGCTATGGGCATGAGTCAAAAGCATCGGATGCGCACATTGAACCGCATGCACAAAAAATTGTTATTCGGTTTCGTATTGACGGCGTGATGCATGATATTCTTGACCTTCCCAAAAATTTGCTCGATGTGATTTTAACGCGCATCAAGATTTTGGCGAAAATGCGTACTGATGAGCATCGTGCCGCGCAAGACGGCAAGTTGTCATTTGAAACTGACGATGACAAAGTTGATGTGCGCGTATCGATCGTGCCGGTGACGGAAGGTGAAAATGTAGTGATGCGTTTGCTTTCGTCAAAGAGCAGGCAGTACAGCTTGTCTGATGTAGGGCTCTCTGATACTGATCGCGCAAAAATTGAGAGCGCGATCAAAAATCCGCATGGCATGATTTTGGTCACGGGTCCTACGGGCTCAGGTAAAACCACGACAGTCTACGCTATGCTCAAGATTCTCAATACGCGCGATGTACACATTGCGACCATTGAAGATCCGGTTGAGTACGAGATTGATGGCGTGAGCCAAATACAGGTAAATTCGCGCACCAACCTGACATTTGCCAAGGGACTTCGTGCTATAGTTCGTCAAGATCCCGATATCATCATGGTAGGTGAGATTCGTGATGAGGAGACGGCTGATATCGCTATCAACTCCGCTATGACCGGTCACCTTGTACTCTCGACCCTGCACGCGAATGACGCGGCGACCACCCTTCCGCGCCTACTCGATATGAAGGTTGAACCATTTTTGGTAGCTTCCACCGTCAATATTGTCATTGCCCAGCGCTTGGTACGAAAAATTTGTGAGAAGTGCCGCGCCTCTCACCAAGGATCTGATGATGAGAAAAAAATGCTTGCGGGTGACGCGCGCTTACGCGAAGTAGTGTTGAATCACCTGAAGACCGATATCGAAAATATGCGCTTGTATAAAGGTACGGGGTGCCCCGTATGCTCCAATACGGGATATCTTGGTCGTGTGGGAGTTTTTGAAGTGTTGATCATGACCCCCGAGATCAAACAGCTCATTGCCGCTCGCGCCGCGTCATCTGATATTATGGGCATAGCACGCACGCAGGGGATGACGACCATGCTCGAGGATGGTATCGATAAAGTGGTTCGAGGAATTACTACTATAGAAGAAGTTATTCGCGCAACAAAAGAATAATATATGCCTGACAAACAGCTTACTCGCGAGGAGACAACGGGGCGCATTACCGAAGTGACTTCCATTATTTCACATCAGTTAAAAACACCGCTTGCGGGTATTAAATCATCACTCGAGATTTTACTTTCGGGTGATTTAGGAGAGGTGAGTGTCAAACAGCGTGAGTATTTGGCCTTGGCACTTGATGGATCAAACAAAATGATTGGTCTTATCAAAAATTTACTTGATGCTTCACGCATTGACGAAGGTCGTATGCAGTTGGCTAGCACTCCTACTGATATCGGTGCACTTGCCAAAACCGTTGTCGATGATTTGGTGACATTTGCGCAGGCAAAAAATACCACGCTCTCTATCACGCTTGAAGAAAATATACCCAAAACTTCTGTCGATGCGCTCAAGATCCATGAAGTGATCAACAATATCGTATACAATGCGATTCGGTACAGTAAAGGTAAGGGCACGGTTTCGGTCGGTGTCCGGCGCGATGGGCACGATGTTTTATTCTCATGCGTTGATACCGGTATTGGTATCGGCGAGGGCGATAGGAATAAAATTTTCAGCAAGTTTTATCGCAGTCCTCATGTAAGCGCGCTCGCTCCCGACGGGTCGGGTCTCGGGCTTTATATCTCAAAGGCAATTATTGAGAAAAGCGGAGGGAAGATCTGGTTTGAATCCGAAGAGGGTCGGGGCTCTACCTTTTCGTTCTCGCTCCCGATACAATAGACATACCTATGGCAGATCAGAAAAAAATTCTTATCATCGAAGACGACAAGTTTCTCCTGAAGCTTTATAGTGACAAGCTTTCTCGCGAAGGTTTTTTGGTGAGCATGGCAATCTCAGGAGAGGAAGGTCTTGGTAAGGTAAAGCAAGAAAAGCCCGACTTGGTACTGCTCGATGTTATTTTGCCACAGAAAAATGGTTTTGATATTTTAGGCGCGCTCAAGCTTGATCCTGAGACCAAAGGGGTGCCGGTGATCATGCTGACCAATCTCGGTCAAGACTCCGATATCAAGACGGGTCTTGACTTGGGCGCCGTCGATTACTTGGTGAAGACTGATTTTTCTATTACAAAGCTTCCCGAGGTCGTTCGCAAACATATTGCGATTCATGGCGCAACCACAACTCCAAGTTCGTCATAGTAGCAGGAGGGGCGCGAGTCTCGCGACACGCGCTCTTTTTGCTAAACACTTGGCGGTCATGCTCAAGTCGGGCTTGACATTGACCGAGGCGTTGGCTATCACGCGCGATTCGTCGCGCGGCGCATTTCGCGGCGTTCTCACTGACATCATGCGTGCGGTAGAAACGGGCAGGCCGCTCTCACAAGCGTTTGGTGATCACGAGCATGTGTTTGGCGGGCTTTTTATCGAGGCGACCTATGCGGGCGAAAAATCAGGCACCTTGCCAGAAAATTTGGAAAATATCGCGACCGAACTTGAACGCGAGAAAGAGCTTGTGGCAAAAATAAAAGGGGCGCTTATGTATCCATCAGTAGTGTTGGCGGCGGCTTTTGTGTTGGCGATGGGCGTGTCTCTTTTCGTACTACCAAAGATTACTCCGCTTTTTGAAAGTTTTCATACCGAATTGCCGTT
Proteins encoded in this window:
- a CDS encoding recombinase family protein, whose protein sequence is MKYIIYVRKSTEDEDRQILSIEAQLTELHEFAAKEKLEIVASFEEAKTAKEPGRMKFAEMLSFL
- a CDS encoding M15 family metallopeptidase, with protein sequence MSPQHLVIARYSAAVLVLAAFGFVSYHLKLIYEENAILAEKLQMVREDQLATAKSLSETLALLDKNLTLTKTEQEKLRGVLTSEQVRVKEQQKQLESISGTVGTLEKLTYTDEELLKKYSKIYFLNEHYIPANLSKISSQYTRDPKSDLQIHSSVLPHLEKLLKANTSPDFDLRVSSSYRSFGTQADLKSNYSVTYGAGSANQFSADQGYSEHQLGTTIDFTTVRTGTDLSVFKDTSDYKWLLANAHQYGFTLSYPENNAYYQFEPWHWRFVGVKLATDLYNQKKHFYDLEQREIDKYLVNIFDK
- a CDS encoding GIY-YIG nuclease family protein; its protein translation is MWLIYILLCKDGSLYTGITNDLAKRFAAHKAGKGGSYTRSHLPKKIVYRERASSRGKALQREAAIKRMARAKKLQLIRFHK
- a CDS encoding GspE/PulE family protein; protein product: MIDARLKELLVGPGLILPADFDVLAEEAKTHNEPLEDLLIEKDVIRDDQLGQVLAEEYGVPFINIQEEKIDEEVLHQIPELVARSRGVVAFGRDKDTYKVAMRNPRDAEITNLLEKRLAGPIAKFYISKRGLTEALGFYRAHIRDAFTKILDQLKDEKLSREDRDEATVAMVDALLRYGHESKASDAHIEPHAQKIVIRFRIDGVMHDILDLPKNLLDVILTRIKILAKMRTDEHRAAQDGKLSFETDDDKVDVRVSIVPVTEGENVVMRLLSSKSRQYSLSDVGLSDTDRAKIESAIKNPHGMILVTGPTGSGKTTTVYAMLKILNTRDVHIATIEDPVEYEIDGVSQIQVNSRTNLTFAKGLRAIVRQDPDIIMVGEIRDEETADIAINSAMTGHLVLSTLHANDAATTLPRLLDMKVEPFLVASTVNIVIAQRLVRKICEKCRASHQGSDDEKKMLAGDARLREVVLNHLKTDIENMRLYKGTGCPVCSNTGYLGRVGVFEVLIMTPEIKQLIAARAASSDIMGIARTQGMTTMLEDGIDKVVRGITTIEEVIRATKE
- a CDS encoding HAMP domain-containing sensor histidine kinase: MPDKQLTREETTGRITEVTSIISHQLKTPLAGIKSSLEILLSGDLGEVSVKQREYLALALDGSNKMIGLIKNLLDASRIDEGRMQLASTPTDIGALAKTVVDDLVTFAQAKNTTLSITLEENIPKTSVDALKIHEVINNIVYNAIRYSKGKGTVSVGVRRDGHDVLFSCVDTGIGIGEGDRNKIFSKFYRSPHVSALAPDGSGLGLYISKAIIEKSGGKIWFESEEGRGSTFSFSLPIQ
- a CDS encoding response regulator; protein product: MADQKKILIIEDDKFLLKLYSDKLSREGFLVSMAISGEEGLGKVKQEKPDLVLLDVILPQKNGFDILGALKLDPETKGVPVIMLTNLGQDSDIKTGLDLGAVDYLVKTDFSITKLPEVVRKHIAIHGATTTPSSS